In Desulfosediminicola ganghwensis, a single window of DNA contains:
- a CDS encoding RNA methyltransferase has product MHQDRELLSQVAIVLVHPKFAENVGSAARVAFNMGISRIILVRDEMPDRENMAKMATHKAAHLLDSIEVYSTLEEALKPFSIIVGTTARLGKKRTIERNPREVIEAVIPDLPNNHMAIMFGPEDTGLTNDELKYCNYTSCIPTADFSSLNLAQAVAIHCYELYFSIVHAPNAVEPNPRYASSFELEGMYKHVEDALLRIDFLKEKSHTYWMSNIRQFLGRVRLSSKDASVIRGICRQFLWYKGKNQKE; this is encoded by the coding sequence ATGCATCAAGACCGTGAGCTTTTATCCCAGGTGGCCATTGTCCTCGTCCACCCGAAATTTGCAGAAAATGTAGGTTCTGCCGCGAGGGTCGCTTTTAATATGGGCATCAGCAGAATCATTCTGGTCCGCGACGAAATGCCGGACCGGGAAAACATGGCCAAAATGGCCACCCACAAAGCTGCACATCTTCTCGACTCGATAGAGGTATATTCCACCCTGGAGGAAGCACTGAAACCCTTTTCGATTATCGTCGGCACCACGGCCCGACTCGGCAAAAAGAGAACCATCGAGCGTAATCCCAGGGAAGTGATAGAAGCGGTTATCCCCGATCTCCCCAACAACCATATGGCCATAATGTTCGGCCCGGAAGATACCGGCCTGACCAATGACGAACTAAAATACTGCAATTACACCTCATGCATTCCGACAGCCGATTTTTCATCACTCAATCTGGCCCAGGCTGTCGCTATCCACTGCTATGAACTGTATTTCAGTATAGTTCACGCCCCCAACGCTGTTGAGCCCAATCCAAGATATGCATCATCTTTCGAACTCGAAGGGATGTATAAGCATGTGGAGGATGCCTTATTACGTATTGATTTTCTGAAAGAAAAAAGTCATACATACTGGATGAGCAACATCAGGCAGTTCCTTGGAAGAGTCAGACTTTCCTCTAAAGACGCCAGCGTCATTCGTGGTATTTGTCGCCAGTTTTTATGGTACAAGGGGAAAAACCAGAAAGAATGA
- a CDS encoding AAA family ATPase, with product MKIDDKMTEATPKEFSPFSEEFIPQNFHPEIGRLNLLKNIRQDLAEGVPMVVVTGEAGSGKSVIGKMVANESVDGCRLIYFSKTVLSFENVVKVVARIVGVEVTDLTRKGVAAAVGEIAESAASLPERLTLVFDGAERIYLATLERIRKMLDMVNANNFRMQILFIGRPGLLENLEQLHICNLNEVVEKRYGLQPLSESETALYIEMCTGRLAQVDAGSFTTEAVARINQVSRGNFRKINSCADEVLKRGNSGASFCVMLENAESGEGGTGAGIKGAVLPGPGGYSNKKMLMAGGAIVATLAVVFVLVTGNKKESYEPIEAVAGQRPIIEEPETILEQASAEIGLTERKQPEQGTPAGHDVIVDNSAGLENEPTTINEIEIDELVALKSELPEGAAEASTLKQEASGVADLSEDSSQIVKPDLSKAYAEEADKEENSVIIGDDDFVKEVVSIVPQPTVGKKIIEERVTRKPVTLKKGSAKRIVAEETESSESQGGAEEIVAEIDGTVQTEAESVVEGLSNEDIDLIFEKSLDDSTENIEFQPGAPVTEMTEVKPASTEHLRAGQDTVGTVSAEPKKVIKPAEATVSSINIQGSNIKKVPEMESAVIESSVTKVDLVTDPGLENEYFRRLAAGENWLHGESDSKYTMQLMVLSAENAQENIEQMLDAEEYRQEADNFFILEDRQNSGQVYVFYGEYETMEAARMARDAISDALREHSPYVLSVPVAVQKLL from the coding sequence ATGAAGATAGACGACAAAATGACAGAGGCCACCCCTAAGGAATTTTCACCTTTTTCTGAGGAGTTTATTCCGCAAAATTTTCATCCCGAGATAGGGCGTCTGAATCTATTGAAGAATATCAGGCAGGACCTGGCGGAAGGCGTGCCAATGGTGGTGGTAACCGGAGAGGCGGGAAGCGGCAAATCGGTAATAGGTAAGATGGTTGCCAACGAATCAGTTGATGGCTGCCGGCTGATATATTTTAGTAAGACTGTGCTGTCATTTGAAAATGTTGTAAAGGTCGTTGCCCGGATTGTCGGGGTCGAGGTGACAGATCTTACAAGAAAAGGCGTCGCGGCGGCGGTGGGGGAGATCGCCGAATCAGCAGCAAGTTTACCTGAGCGTTTGACGTTGGTTTTCGATGGCGCAGAACGAATATATCTGGCTACACTCGAGCGCATTCGTAAAATGCTGGACATGGTTAACGCTAACAATTTCCGTATGCAGATCCTCTTTATAGGCCGGCCTGGCCTGTTGGAGAACTTGGAACAGTTGCATATTTGTAATCTGAATGAGGTTGTTGAAAAACGTTATGGTCTGCAACCGCTGAGTGAGTCTGAGACCGCCCTGTATATTGAAATGTGTACAGGGCGTCTGGCTCAAGTCGATGCCGGTTCGTTTACTACGGAAGCTGTTGCGCGAATTAATCAGGTCTCGAGGGGAAATTTCAGGAAGATCAATAGCTGCGCAGACGAAGTGCTGAAACGAGGAAACTCAGGGGCTTCCTTTTGTGTCATGTTGGAAAATGCAGAAAGCGGCGAGGGTGGAACCGGAGCAGGGATTAAAGGGGCAGTACTACCTGGGCCTGGCGGTTATTCAAACAAGAAGATGTTGATGGCAGGTGGAGCCATTGTGGCCACTCTTGCTGTTGTTTTTGTGTTGGTGACAGGCAATAAAAAAGAGAGCTACGAACCAATTGAAGCTGTTGCCGGGCAGCGGCCTATTATTGAAGAACCTGAAACAATATTAGAGCAGGCATCAGCCGAAATCGGTCTCACAGAAAGAAAACAGCCTGAACAAGGTACACCGGCAGGGCATGATGTTATTGTTGATAATAGTGCCGGTTTAGAAAATGAACCCACCACAATAAATGAAATAGAGATTGATGAGTTGGTTGCTCTCAAATCAGAATTGCCGGAAGGCGCCGCCGAAGCGAGTACATTGAAACAGGAAGCGTCAGGAGTTGCAGACCTGTCCGAAGACTCCAGCCAGATAGTTAAACCAGATCTGTCCAAGGCATATGCTGAGGAAGCCGATAAGGAAGAAAATTCGGTGATCATTGGTGATGACGATTTCGTCAAGGAAGTAGTCAGCATAGTACCACAGCCCACAGTTGGGAAAAAAATTATTGAAGAGCGGGTAACGCGCAAGCCGGTGACTCTGAAAAAAGGTTCCGCTAAAAGGATTGTGGCAGAAGAAACCGAATCATCTGAATCACAGGGCGGGGCAGAAGAGATCGTGGCTGAGATCGACGGCACTGTTCAAACCGAAGCAGAGAGTGTCGTTGAAGGTCTCTCGAATGAGGATATAGACCTGATATTTGAAAAGTCTCTGGACGATTCCACCGAAAACATTGAGTTTCAGCCCGGTGCGCCTGTAACTGAGATGACTGAAGTAAAACCGGCCAGTACAGAACATTTGAGGGCGGGACAGGATACAGTCGGAACCGTGAGCGCAGAGCCAAAAAAAGTAATAAAACCAGCTGAAGCTACCGTCTCAAGTATCAATATACAGGGTTCGAATATCAAGAAAGTCCCTGAAATGGAGAGTGCTGTTATTGAGTCTTCGGTAACAAAAGTTGATTTGGTAACAGATCCGGGCTTGGAGAATGAATACTTCCGCCGCCTGGCCGCAGGTGAGAACTGGTTGCATGGTGAAAGTGACAGCAAATATACCATGCAGCTCATGGTGCTCTCAGCCGAAAATGCGCAGGAAAATATTGAGCAGATGCTTGACGCCGAAGAATATAGACAGGAAGCCGACAACTTTTTCATCCTGGAAGACAGACAAAATTCCGGGCAGGTGTATGTGTTCTACGGGGAGTACGAAACGATGGAGGCTGCGCGGATGGCACGAGACGCAATCTCTGATGCACTGCGGGAACATAGCCCCTATGTGCTTTCGGTTCCGGTGGCTGTTCAAAAGCTTCTTTAA
- a CDS encoding HD domain-containing protein — protein sequence MRRIPFDIVSYRRQMLDLLGDSPDQVVFWEALDFAIEAHYDQWRKSGDAYILHPCSVAKILAEEMDIIHPEILAAALLHDTVEDVEEVTAEVVGDRFGHYVQAIVEGCTKVTHVSGSKQHNSQRTHRKIFSGAALRPEVMLVKLADRLHNLRTLQALPRKKRQRIADETIDIYAPLATVFGLFTIKRQMYNLALLFKYPKQGAKLNSHIRQLGKSPIGLEIVQALRQQVKAYELPAEVNMRTKELWAYYDATNRLLLKRIETPMEIVIVVKDRHSCYRALGIINETFRPIPRTIRDFIANPKPTGYQGLHARAIIKGQKFLFKIRDYEMARKAQRGLFRNWSSKSGKQGHFVKEVQELFDVLSSDESFSYRDVIAASGKKEIYTYTPQGDLICLPFKSTVLDFAFRVHTEIGRTCLGAMIRNTRVPADHVLTDGSMVRIIRAKEPVRFEQHVINICKTPRARAELARGFRIRRRRVTRQVGESLLRQEMLRYGFPFHVLEGEPLLQLLRDFHVDTLEELYGRTGEGRLRLYDVMARIKNDMFDGVSPLFTPTGAFNKIQLTTLDPVVVKLSSCCKPNPANKDNCALLTEKGFSVHHKKCTRLHSIKFRREDAVNISWQLRETSVRKQQELHILRASRAEVMQSLGNAPEELDVTHLQLLSKYSTLEPAWQLNFKVPNLHALHKVLRHFDKSNIPYEFYLEC from the coding sequence ATGCGTCGTATTCCTTTTGATATAGTTTCTTACCGTCGGCAGATGCTTGACCTCTTGGGAGATTCTCCGGATCAGGTTGTTTTCTGGGAAGCACTCGATTTTGCAATTGAGGCCCATTATGATCAATGGCGTAAATCTGGTGATGCGTATATCCTTCATCCTTGTTCAGTTGCCAAAATTCTAGCCGAAGAGATGGATATCATCCATCCGGAAATTCTTGCTGCTGCACTGTTACATGACACTGTTGAAGATGTGGAGGAAGTGACGGCTGAAGTGGTAGGTGATCGATTTGGTCACTATGTTCAGGCAATCGTTGAGGGTTGCACAAAAGTAACGCATGTTTCGGGCAGTAAGCAACATAATTCCCAGAGAACGCACAGAAAAATATTTTCAGGTGCGGCACTGCGACCGGAAGTTATGCTTGTTAAACTTGCCGACCGGCTGCACAATCTGCGTACCCTGCAGGCATTGCCGCGCAAGAAGCGCCAGAGAATAGCTGATGAAACAATAGATATTTATGCGCCTTTGGCAACCGTGTTCGGCTTATTTACCATTAAGAGGCAGATGTATAATCTGGCTCTGCTTTTTAAATATCCCAAACAGGGTGCTAAGCTTAACAGTCATATCAGGCAGTTGGGCAAGTCACCAATCGGCCTGGAAATAGTACAGGCACTCAGGCAGCAGGTGAAGGCATATGAGCTTCCCGCCGAAGTGAATATGCGTACTAAAGAACTTTGGGCTTATTACGATGCTACCAACCGGTTGCTCCTGAAACGCATCGAAACTCCGATGGAGATCGTTATTGTCGTTAAAGATCGCCATTCCTGTTATCGCGCCCTGGGCATAATCAACGAGACATTCCGTCCTATTCCCCGAACTATCCGTGACTTTATAGCCAATCCGAAGCCGACAGGCTATCAGGGGCTCCACGCAAGGGCTATCATTAAGGGTCAGAAATTCCTCTTTAAAATACGGGACTATGAGATGGCCAGAAAGGCTCAGCGGGGCCTTTTTCGTAACTGGAGTTCAAAGTCGGGTAAGCAGGGACATTTTGTCAAAGAGGTTCAGGAACTCTTCGATGTATTGAGTTCAGACGAGTCGTTCTCGTACCGGGATGTCATCGCCGCCAGTGGCAAGAAAGAAATTTACACCTATACGCCCCAGGGAGATCTTATCTGTCTGCCGTTTAAATCAACGGTTCTCGACTTTGCCTTTCGGGTCCATACTGAGATTGGCCGGACCTGTCTCGGTGCGATGATACGAAATACCAGGGTGCCTGCTGATCATGTGCTGACGGATGGTTCCATGGTCCGAATCATACGAGCCAAGGAGCCGGTTCGCTTTGAGCAGCATGTCATTAATATCTGTAAGACGCCCAGGGCCAGAGCTGAATTGGCCAGAGGATTCAGGATTCGACGGAGAAGAGTTACCCGTCAGGTCGGTGAATCGCTTCTCAGGCAGGAGATGCTCCGTTACGGTTTCCCGTTTCATGTTCTGGAGGGGGAACCATTGCTTCAACTGCTCAGGGATTTCCATGTCGACACGCTGGAGGAACTTTACGGTCGTACTGGTGAGGGGCGTCTGCGGCTTTATGATGTTATGGCCAGGATTAAAAATGATATGTTCGATGGTGTGTCTCCACTTTTCACACCAACCGGAGCCTTTAATAAAATTCAGCTGACCACACTGGATCCCGTAGTTGTGAAGCTCTCTTCCTGTTGTAAGCCAAACCCTGCCAACAAGGATAATTGCGCGTTACTCACCGAGAAAGGGTTCTCAGTACACCACAAAAAATGCACTCGATTGCACTCCATCAAGTTCAGGCGCGAAGACGCGGTAAATATCAGCTGGCAACTTCGGGAAACATCTGTGCGCAAGCAACAGGAGTTGCACATCCTACGGGCGTCCCGGGCTGAAGTTATGCAGTCCCTGGGAAATGCACCAGAAGAATTGGATGTCACCCACCTTCAGCTGCTTTCTAAATATTCCACCCTTGAGCCGGCCTGGCAACTTAACTTCAAGGTGCCGAACCTGCATGCACTGCACAAGGTCTTGCGGCACTTCGACAAGTCCAATATCCCCTATGAGTTTTACCTGGAGTGCTGA
- a CDS encoding rod shape-determining protein — protein sequence MYSPFNFLFGWLSNDLAIDLGTANCVLYVKGKGIVLREPSVVAVRQDGRMSKVLAVGQEAKMMLGKTPGNIKAIRPIKDGVIADFEVTEAMLRYFINKVHNRRTLVHPRIMISVPSGITQVEKRAVKESAESAGAREVYLIEEPMAAAIGADLPITEPTANMIIDIGGGTTEVAVISLAGIVYAKSVRVAGDKMDEAILQYIKRKHNLAIGERTSESIKTTIGNVMPEEPYETMEIKGRDLVSGVPKTLTISADEIQSAIAEQVDVIVEAVRVALEVTPPELAADIVDQGIVLTGGGALLKNLDKCLKEATGMPIIVADDPLSSVVLGSGKALDNLDILREVTIY from the coding sequence ATGTATTCACCATTTAACTTTCTTTTTGGTTGGCTCTCTAACGATCTTGCAATAGATCTAGGCACAGCCAATTGTGTGTTGTACGTCAAAGGTAAAGGGATCGTGTTGCGTGAGCCCTCCGTTGTTGCGGTCCGCCAGGATGGCAGGATGAGCAAAGTGCTTGCAGTTGGGCAGGAGGCGAAAATGATGCTCGGCAAGACACCGGGCAACATCAAAGCAATCAGGCCGATCAAGGATGGCGTAATCGCCGATTTTGAAGTGACTGAGGCTATGCTACGTTATTTCATCAACAAAGTTCATAACAGGCGTACCCTTGTTCATCCGCGTATTATGATCTCGGTTCCATCCGGAATTACCCAGGTGGAAAAGCGTGCGGTAAAAGAATCTGCAGAGTCGGCCGGTGCCCGCGAAGTATATCTCATCGAAGAGCCAATGGCAGCCGCGATCGGTGCAGATTTGCCTATTACTGAGCCGACAGCGAACATGATCATCGATATCGGTGGTGGCACCACAGAGGTTGCAGTGATTTCCCTTGCCGGAATTGTTTATGCCAAATCAGTTCGTGTTGCTGGCGATAAGATGGATGAGGCTATTCTGCAGTACATCAAGCGCAAACATAACCTGGCGATTGGTGAGAGAACTTCAGAGTCGATTAAGACCACTATCGGTAATGTTATGCCGGAAGAGCCATACGAGACCATGGAAATCAAGGGACGCGACCTGGTTTCAGGTGTTCCGAAAACTCTCACTATTTCAGCCGACGAGATTCAGTCTGCAATTGCCGAGCAGGTAGACGTGATTGTTGAGGCCGTAAGGGTGGCACTTGAGGTGACTCCACCAGAACTTGCTGCTGATATCGTCGATCAGGGAATTGTGCTGACCGGTGGTGGAGCACTGTTGAAGAATCTTGATAAGTGCTTGAAAGAGGCTACAGGAATGCCGATTATCGTAGCAGATGATCCGCTTTCTTCAGTGGTACTTGGCTCGGGCAAGGCTCTGGACAATCTGGATATTCTGCGAGAAGTCACCATCTATTAA
- the aat gene encoding leucyl/phenylalanyl-tRNA--protein transferase — MPVFQLTDNIVFPHPDLAEDSGLLAVGGDLSPERLIKAYSNGIFPWYSEGDPILWWFTAPRLVLFPNELRVSKRLARTIRKQPFEISFDRDFEQVIHNCASCRTKKGEETWIINEMQNAYIELHRRGYCHSVECWQKGLLAGGLYGVLIDKVFFGESMFTRITDGSKIAFVALIEHLKRIGVQLVDCQMTTEHLLRFGAREVEGKTFQQLLDKYIQSSNPDGRWTNEQK; from the coding sequence ATGCCAGTATTTCAACTAACAGATAATATTGTATTTCCCCACCCTGACCTCGCAGAGGATAGCGGGCTGCTTGCCGTAGGCGGCGACCTCAGCCCCGAACGTCTCATTAAAGCTTATAGTAACGGGATTTTCCCATGGTACTCGGAAGGTGATCCTATTCTCTGGTGGTTCACTGCCCCGAGACTGGTATTGTTTCCCAACGAACTCAGGGTCTCTAAAAGATTAGCCCGAACCATCCGAAAGCAACCGTTTGAAATCAGCTTTGATCGGGATTTTGAGCAGGTCATCCATAACTGCGCCAGCTGCAGGACCAAAAAAGGTGAAGAGACCTGGATCATTAATGAAATGCAAAACGCATATATCGAATTACACAGGCGTGGCTACTGTCATAGCGTCGAGTGCTGGCAAAAAGGCCTACTCGCCGGTGGTCTTTACGGGGTTCTGATAGACAAGGTCTTTTTCGGAGAATCGATGTTCACCCGGATTACTGATGGCTCAAAGATAGCCTTTGTTGCGCTGATTGAACACCTCAAAAGAATTGGGGTTCAGCTGGTTGACTGCCAGATGACAACGGAACACTTGCTCCGCTTCGGAGCACGAGAGGTTGAGGGAAAAACGTTTCAACAATTGTTGGATAAATATATCCAATCATCCAACCCTGATGGTAGGTGGACGAATGAGCAAAAATGA
- the rnr gene encoding ribonuclease R translates to MTQKRYSRKKHHSKSSHKRGSSSKDQTIQHFEKQVLAYLYTSTEPASMADITRAVTGKSTLTQEVKGTFTHLLHTKTLTKADKKRFQLSPNAPLYEGTLQQHPRGFGFVSVAVKHAKAPDLAKDIHITSNRMGGAMHGDRVLVHTRRGGSSGRPEGTILKVLNPGADTIAGTIELTRRGCFVHPDDSRFPFTVEVNPAGFDNLANGIAVIAQFRRPEKPSPVIKGKIIELLGPADNIDVQMRLVIEKFHLSHIFSDETLAEANQLHESVKLTEDREDLRDILHVTIDGETAKDFDDAVCVTKTAQGFQLHVSIADVSHYVKPGSAIDTDAYQRGTSIYFPGRVIPMLPEKLSNNLCSLIPNVDRMAVTAVLDFDHSGKRIGKRFCRSVIKSHNRFTYTTVAQLVIDKDEETRNAFGPFLTMLDHANDLARVLLARRLERGSIGFSLPEAEIQLDTDGHIESITRAERNFAHQIIEEFMLAANEAVAETFTRKHRQSLYRIHELPDHDKIVEFSEFAKTLDLQLPPPESTAEWFGKVLKLCKGSPKEYIVNNLLLRAMQQARYSSDNVGHFALAATDYTHFTSPIRRYPDLIVHRELCAMLAEQSTRKKQTKAENTIKNDLREVGIFLSGRERTAVSSERDMADRLKLLYMEKHLGESFKAIISGVTDFAFFVELLDLFISGSVSLESLNDDYYLFDGKHHRVIGEVSGKIYQIGDIISVTASDVDRNKNRIYFEPSSQQ, encoded by the coding sequence ATGACTCAAAAAAGATACTCACGAAAAAAGCATCATTCCAAATCCTCTCACAAAAGAGGATCATCGTCGAAAGACCAAACAATACAACATTTTGAAAAGCAGGTTTTGGCCTACCTCTACACCTCCACAGAACCGGCAAGCATGGCCGACATCACCCGGGCTGTTACCGGAAAGAGTACACTGACCCAAGAGGTCAAAGGTACTTTTACTCATCTGTTACATACTAAAACATTAACCAAGGCGGACAAGAAGAGATTTCAACTCAGTCCCAATGCTCCTCTTTACGAGGGCACATTGCAGCAACATCCGAGAGGCTTTGGTTTCGTATCCGTCGCTGTCAAGCACGCCAAGGCTCCCGATCTGGCCAAGGATATCCACATCACTTCGAACAGGATGGGCGGTGCCATGCACGGCGACCGGGTTCTGGTTCACACCCGGCGTGGCGGCTCTTCCGGACGCCCTGAAGGTACAATCTTAAAAGTTTTGAACCCTGGGGCAGACACAATTGCAGGTACTATAGAATTAACACGGCGCGGTTGCTTCGTTCACCCGGATGACAGCAGATTCCCTTTTACTGTCGAAGTGAACCCTGCCGGCTTCGACAACCTTGCCAATGGCATTGCAGTCATCGCCCAGTTCCGTCGTCCTGAAAAACCATCGCCTGTTATAAAAGGGAAGATCATCGAACTCCTTGGGCCAGCCGATAATATCGATGTACAAATGCGGCTGGTGATTGAAAAGTTCCATCTGTCACACATCTTCAGCGATGAAACCCTGGCAGAAGCGAACCAACTGCATGAAAGCGTTAAGCTAACCGAGGACCGTGAAGATTTACGTGACATCCTGCATGTAACAATAGATGGGGAAACAGCCAAAGATTTTGATGACGCAGTCTGTGTTACCAAAACCGCACAGGGTTTCCAACTCCATGTGTCAATTGCCGATGTCTCTCACTATGTGAAACCCGGCTCGGCCATCGACACGGATGCATATCAAAGGGGTACATCCATATATTTTCCAGGCAGAGTAATTCCCATGCTGCCCGAGAAGTTGTCTAATAATCTTTGCAGCCTTATCCCCAACGTAGATCGAATGGCAGTGACAGCAGTCCTGGATTTCGACCATTCCGGCAAGCGGATCGGTAAGCGGTTCTGCAGATCCGTTATTAAAAGTCATAACAGATTTACCTACACCACGGTTGCCCAGCTTGTTATAGATAAAGATGAAGAGACTCGAAACGCTTTTGGTCCCTTTCTTACCATGCTTGATCATGCAAACGACCTCGCCCGGGTACTCCTCGCCAGGCGACTGGAGAGAGGCTCTATTGGTTTTTCATTGCCCGAAGCCGAAATCCAACTTGATACAGACGGTCATATCGAGAGCATAACCAGAGCTGAACGGAATTTTGCCCATCAGATAATCGAAGAGTTTATGCTGGCAGCCAATGAAGCGGTGGCAGAAACCTTCACCAGGAAACATCGTCAAAGCCTCTATCGAATTCACGAATTGCCGGATCATGACAAAATTGTGGAATTCAGCGAATTCGCCAAGACGCTCGATCTTCAGCTCCCCCCACCCGAATCAACTGCTGAGTGGTTTGGCAAAGTTCTTAAACTCTGTAAAGGTTCACCCAAGGAGTATATCGTTAACAACCTTCTGCTAAGAGCAATGCAGCAGGCCAGATATTCTTCGGACAATGTCGGGCATTTTGCTCTGGCAGCTACAGATTACACCCATTTCACCTCCCCTATCCGTCGCTACCCCGATCTCATCGTCCACAGAGAGCTCTGTGCAATGCTGGCGGAACAGAGCACACGCAAAAAACAGACCAAAGCAGAAAACACTATAAAGAATGACCTGCGCGAAGTCGGGATATTCCTCTCCGGCAGAGAACGGACCGCAGTCTCATCAGAGCGCGACATGGCCGACCGGCTCAAACTGCTCTATATGGAAAAGCATCTTGGTGAATCGTTCAAAGCAATCATTTCCGGCGTAACTGACTTTGCGTTCTTTGTCGAATTGTTGGATCTCTTCATAAGCGGATCTGTCTCACTTGAGTCACTCAATGACGACTATTACCTCTTTGACGGCAAACATCATCGAGTCATTGGTGAGGTAAGCGGCAAGATCTATCAAATTGGTGATATCATCAGCGTTACCGCAAGCGATGTTGATAGAAATAAAAACAGAATTTACTTCGAACCATCTTCACAGCAATAA